Proteins encoded by one window of Clostridium cagae:
- a CDS encoding carbohydrate ABC transporter permease — MKKKIDALKNSDGFLGWIFNVPYLAYSVVFFLIPLIWAFWLSTTDWNLMSNNKNFIGMDNFISLVNDPRVRAAFMNSFKYLVPIVLLTFAAAMIIALLVHKLPEKLKGITSVLFFIPYLTSGVAISVVVRYFFSYNSALNMFLREKGITIDWFRDPKWAFVIIIGIIVWKMSGYYALFILSALESISDDIHDACKIDGVKGIKKFIKVTLPMIIPTLTTVVVLTAGLAFGIFTEPYLLTGGGPNLATTTWQLEIYNTSFTNFQSGYGAAIAIASAVHIFITIKIITFTMGKVNKKYGM; from the coding sequence ATGAAGAAAAAAATAGATGCTTTAAAAAATAGTGATGGATTTTTAGGGTGGATATTTAATGTACCATATCTGGCATATTCAGTTGTTTTCTTTTTAATACCATTAATATGGGCATTTTGGTTATCAACAACAGACTGGAATTTGATGTCAAATAATAAGAATTTTATTGGAATGGATAATTTTATTTCATTAGTAAATGATCCAAGAGTTAGAGCAGCATTTATGAATTCGTTCAAATATCTAGTACCTATTGTTTTACTTACCTTTGCTGCAGCAATGATAATTGCATTATTAGTACATAAGCTTCCAGAAAAGTTAAAGGGTATTACATCTGTATTATTCTTTATACCTTATTTAACTTCAGGAGTTGCAATTTCAGTAGTTGTAAGATATTTCTTTAGTTATAATTCAGCATTAAATATGTTCTTAAGAGAAAAAGGAATAACAATAGATTGGTTTAGAGATCCTAAATGGGCATTTGTAATTATAATTGGAATAATAGTTTGGAAAATGTCGGGATATTATGCATTGTTTATTTTATCAGCATTGGAATCAATTTCAGATGATATACATGATGCTTGTAAAATTGATGGTGTAAAAGGAATAAAGAAATTTATTAAAGTAACGTTACCCATGATTATACCAACATTAACAACAGTAGTAGTTTTAACAGCAGGACTTGCTTTTGGGATATTTACAGAGCCATATCTTTTAACAGGTGGTGGACCTAATTTAGCAACAACTACATGGCAATTAGAAATTTACAATACATCATTTACTAACTTCCAATCAGGATATGGAGCAGCTATTGCTATTGCTAGTGCAGTTCATATATTTATAACTATAAAAATAATCACATTTACAATGGGAAAAGTAAATAAAAAATATGGGATGTAA
- a CDS encoding ABC transporter substrate-binding protein: MIKLTKIISTIILSTMMVTSLTACSGGKNGAASSGDTISVNFWTAPQKVQYDYWTTKAEEFNKTNTEINGKSVKLVVQQMPETPSSEAGIQNALATDTAPAISENVNRGFASTLAASDAIYSLESEEWFKDIVKNRALETVMPGWQIEGKQFVLPQYVNPMVLQWNMKALKELGVEKVPETKAEIESLVVKFRENEAKMSAMGVSHVFYRNSLIRPDQWWDRWSDFQNIYLAFSGGEPWVEGNELVLDKNTTKETFEFFGSLGDTLLTSEIPNVWAEENPPVLFTIAAPWEIQALREGGKKYGEDFEYGPMIVKNQGDTSYNFADSKGLVLYKDNNITDEIHEGAVEFIKWLYNEENSATTDLEWLQATTMLPVRGDLITNDTFKKYFEENPEVKDLAKHVPNAIPCMANDNMTPIQEALGTQLAKYLETTLSSTDAKAKDSITFVEDSFDAMKQAGGLE, translated from the coding sequence ATGATTAAATTAACTAAGATTATTTCTACAATAATATTATCAACAATGATGGTTACATCACTTACAGCATGTTCGGGCGGTAAAAACGGAGCTGCTTCATCAGGAGATACAATAAGTGTAAATTTCTGGACTGCTCCTCAAAAAGTTCAATATGATTACTGGACAACCAAAGCAGAAGAATTTAATAAAACAAATACTGAAATTAATGGAAAAAGTGTTAAATTAGTAGTTCAACAAATGCCAGAAACACCATCTTCAGAAGCTGGAATTCAAAATGCTTTAGCAACTGATACAGCTCCAGCTATTTCAGAAAATGTAAATAGAGGATTTGCATCAACATTAGCAGCCTCAGATGCAATATATTCATTAGAATCAGAAGAATGGTTTAAAGATATAGTTAAAAATAGAGCATTAGAAACAGTGATGCCAGGTTGGCAAATAGAGGGAAAACAGTTTGTATTACCTCAATATGTTAATCCAATGGTTTTACAATGGAATATGAAAGCTTTAAAAGAATTAGGAGTAGAAAAAGTTCCTGAAACTAAAGCTGAAATTGAAAGTTTAGTAGTTAAGTTTAGAGAAAATGAAGCTAAGATGTCAGCTATGGGAGTTAGTCATGTATTCTATAGAAATTCATTAATTAGACCAGATCAATGGTGGGATAGATGGTCAGATTTCCAAAATATATACTTAGCATTTAGTGGTGGAGAACCTTGGGTAGAAGGAAACGAGTTAGTTTTAGATAAAAACACAACTAAAGAAACTTTTGAATTCTTTGGATCATTAGGTGATACATTATTAACATCAGAAATTCCTAATGTTTGGGCAGAAGAAAATCCACCAGTGTTATTTACAATAGCAGCACCATGGGAAATACAAGCTCTAAGAGAAGGCGGAAAGAAATATGGTGAAGATTTTGAATATGGCCCAATGATAGTTAAAAATCAAGGAGATACATCATACAACTTTGCAGATTCAAAGGGATTAGTTTTATATAAAGATAATAATATTACAGACGAAATTCATGAAGGTGCAGTTGAATTTATCAAATGGTTATATAATGAAGAAAATTCAGCAACTACAGATTTAGAATGGTTACAAGCAACTACAATGTTACCTGTTAGAGGTGATTTAATTACTAACGATACATTCAAAAAATACTTTGAAGAAAATCCAGAAGTAAAAGACTTAGCTAAACATGTACCAAATGCAATTCCATGTATGGCAAATGATAATATGACACCAATACAAGAAGCATTAGGAACTCAATTAGCAAAATATCTAGAAACTACATTATCATCAACAGATGCTAAAGCTAAAGATTCTATTACATTTGTTGAAGATTCATTCGATGCTATGAAACAAGCAGGCGGATTAGAATAG
- the mutT gene encoding 8-oxo-dGTP diphosphatase MutT produces MKTVEVVAAIIKKEDKIFITRRGYGEFIDMWEFPGGKIEAGESREDALHREIKEELELDINELEYLTTIDYDYPNFHLTMHCFICQIAGGKLNLNAHNDAKWVTFDELDDQKWVPADILVVDKIKNK; encoded by the coding sequence ATGAAAACTGTAGAAGTAGTTGCAGCAATAATTAAGAAAGAAGATAAAATATTTATCACACGTAGAGGATATGGTGAGTTTATCGATATGTGGGAATTTCCTGGTGGAAAAATTGAAGCGGGGGAATCAAGAGAAGATGCACTTCATCGTGAAATTAAAGAGGAATTAGAGTTAGATATAAATGAATTAGAATATTTAACTACAATAGATTATGATTATCCAAATTTTCATTTGACAATGCATTGCTTTATTTGTCAAATAGCTGGTGGCAAATTGAATTTAAATGCTCATAATGATGCTAAGTGGGTTACTTTTGATGAATTAGATGATCAAAAATGGGTTCCAGCAGATATTTTAGTAGTTGATAAGATTAAAAATAAATAA
- a CDS encoding DUF3791 domain-containing protein: MEFWGMACRHLAQFFRISVEYNMDPVDFAIKALSSSYKEGIEAFVPQWYSQSPYYYFDEFIEENLVKYYKYKEENKLYEKERMYWLGYCLQDWCNKSKLTGKDIAKIYGENGIKHLIDNYKVYHTVDPMYVLEDTIEIHGLNIDFNEIINT, from the coding sequence ATGGAATTTTGGGGTATGGCTTGTAGACACTTAGCACAATTTTTTAGAATTTCTGTTGAATATAATATGGATCCAGTTGATTTTGCAATAAAGGCATTAAGTAGTAGTTATAAGGAAGGAATAGAGGCGTTTGTGCCTCAATGGTATTCACAAAGTCCTTACTATTATTTTGATGAGTTCATAGAAGAAAATTTGGTTAAATATTATAAGTATAAAGAGGAAAATAAACTATATGAAAAAGAAAGAATGTATTGGTTAGGTTACTGTCTTCAAGATTGGTGCAATAAATCAAAATTAACAGGAAAAGATATAGCTAAAATATATGGAGAAAATGGAATAAAACATTTAATTGACAATTATAAGGTATATCACACTGTGGATCCAATGTATGTATTAGAAGATACTATTGAGATACATGGATTAAATATAGATTTTAATGAAATAATAAATACTTAG
- a CDS encoding DUF3990 domain-containing protein, translating into MKLIVYHGSDKIIDSPKHNGGRKFSDFGIGFYTTTNIEMAKSWATRRNHDNFYVSKFIFDTTNLTSFTFDLDLQWLLFIAYNRRLVENIQLNELLHKNFKNMNEYDVLIGPTADDRMFDTLNLFFENNITVDHCLQSLNTMDLDIQYNIRNKKGIEALAFNKAIELDYIDKEYYANETKQKKQIMSEKMKFVRKKYGNSGKYFDELTGSDLNGILGYGL; encoded by the coding sequence ATGAAGCTTATAGTTTATCATGGAAGTGATAAAATTATTGATAGTCCAAAACATAATGGTGGAAGAAAATTTAGTGATTTTGGTATTGGATTTTATACAACGACAAATATAGAAATGGCCAAAAGTTGGGCAACAAGAAGAAATCATGATAATTTTTATGTTAGTAAATTTATTTTTGATACTACAAATCTTACTTCATTTACATTTGATTTAGATTTACAATGGCTATTGTTTATCGCATATAATAGAAGACTTGTAGAAAATATTCAGTTGAACGAACTTTTGCATAAAAATTTTAAGAATATGAATGAATATGATGTATTAATAGGGCCAACAGCAGATGATAGGATGTTTGATACATTAAATTTATTTTTTGAAAATAATATAACAGTTGATCATTGTCTTCAGTCATTAAATACTATGGATTTAGATATACAATACAATATTAGAAATAAAAAAGGTATAGAAGCGTTAGCTTTTAATAAAGCAATAGAATTAGATTATATAGATAAAGAATATTATGCTAATGAAACAAAACAAAAAAAGCAAATTATGAGCGAAAAAATGAAGTTTGTAAGAAAGAAATATGGGAATAGTGGAAAGTATTTTGATGAGTTAACAGGGAGTGATTTAAATGGAATTTTGGGGTATGGCTTGTAG
- the gloA2 gene encoding SMU1112c/YaeR family gloxylase I-like metalloprotein, with protein MNLNTIHHVAIIVSDYEKSKDFYVNKLGFNIIRENYRLDRDDYKLDLKLGDCELEIFGMENSPKRVSRPEACGLRHLAFKVGCIEDIISELNEKGIETEPIRIDEFTNKKMTFFFDPDGLPLELHE; from the coding sequence ATGAATTTAAACACAATTCACCATGTAGCAATAATAGTTTCGGATTATGAAAAATCTAAAGATTTTTATGTAAATAAGTTAGGATTTAATATAATCAGGGAAAATTATAGACTTGATAGAGATGATTATAAATTAGATTTAAAACTTGGAGATTGTGAACTTGAGATATTTGGTATGGAGAATAGTCCTAAAAGGGTATCAAGACCAGAGGCCTGTGGATTAAGACATTTAGCTTTTAAAGTGGGATGCATAGAGGATATAATAAGTGAATTAAATGAAAAAGGCATAGAAACAGAGCCCATAAGAATAGATGAATTTACGAATAAGAAAATGACATTTTTCTTTGATCCAGATGGACTACCTTTAGAATTACATGAGTAA
- a CDS encoding phage replisome organizer N-terminal domain-containing protein, whose protein sequence is MKERKFVKLRVDMYGDTKFKIIDTMEERDLIHYIWTRLLTLAGKVNLEGKLYMSESIPYTIETLAIEFNRGVSKIELALNVFKDLEMIELSEDNVYRVKNFAKHQNIKVKEKVEKLDDKEEFNDNEIISNNLNLQDCKSEFDYEKNLMESEDMTESEVCQETETISKEHDENILNNELKGQEYKAKETKIISEKEADKNNKMKKAKKPKKKSEDIEELFFEEDIGEPIEWSDEPILKGKLVKEFNF, encoded by the coding sequence ATGAAAGAAAGAAAATTTGTAAAATTAAGAGTGGATATGTATGGTGATACTAAGTTTAAGATAATTGATACTATGGAGGAAAGGGATCTTATTCATTATATATGGACTAGACTTTTAACTTTAGCGGGTAAAGTGAATTTAGAAGGAAAGTTATATATGTCAGAAAGCATTCCTTATACCATAGAAACTTTAGCAATAGAATTTAATAGAGGTGTTAGTAAGATTGAACTAGCTTTAAATGTATTTAAAGATTTAGAAATGATTGAATTAAGTGAAGATAATGTTTATAGGGTGAAAAATTTTGCTAAACATCAAAATATTAAGGTTAAAGAAAAAGTAGAAAAATTAGATGATAAAGAAGAATTTAATGATAATGAGATTATAAGTAATAATCTAAATTTACAAGACTGTAAATCAGAATTTGATTATGAAAAAAATTTGATGGAGAGTGAGGACATGACAGAGAGTGAAGTTTGTCAGGAAACTGAAACAATATCGAAAGAACATGATGAAAATATATTAAATAATGAGTTAAAAGGTCAAGAATATAAAGCAAAAGAAACTAAAATCATAAGTGAAAAAGAGGCAGATAAGAATAATAAGATGAAAAAAGCTAAGAAACCTAAGAAAAAGTCTGAAGATATTGAAGAACTGTTTTTTGAAGAAGATATAGGTGAACCAATAGAATGGAGTGATGAACCTATTTTAAAAGGCAAACTAGTTAAGGAATTTAATTTTTAA
- a CDS encoding cell wall-binding protein, with amino-acid sequence MKRIRLKKVMASALIVTSILALKPIGASAEWKNDNTGWWYSEGKSYSVGWKSIDGIWYYFYPNGYMAKDTTVDGCILSSSGAYDAEAQSKKISVVYPSNWLKVVENGIELNYLDDKGTNLTSIAVNMGGLSKENFIELEKLSLGHDLGISKLETAEQVFNNKKADIIHYFRKDKNNRYITIFHVVFYKGNVAYVFTISELEKVSDQNMAAFKNMLNTVEFVD; translated from the coding sequence ATGAAGAGAATAAGATTAAAGAAAGTAATGGCAAGCGCACTAATAGTGACTTCAATATTAGCACTAAAACCAATAGGAGCAAGTGCAGAATGGAAGAATGATAATACAGGATGGTGGTATAGTGAGGGGAAGTCATATTCAGTAGGATGGAAATCAATTGATGGGATTTGGTATTATTTTTATCCTAATGGTTATATGGCTAAGGATACAACTGTGGATGGGTGTATTTTAAGTAGTAGTGGTGCTTATGATGCTGAAGCTCAGAGTAAAAAAATTTCAGTCGTATATCCTTCGAATTGGTTAAAGGTAGTTGAAAATGGCATAGAACTTAATTACTTAGATGATAAAGGTACAAATTTAACTTCTATAGCTGTAAATATGGGTGGACTTTCAAAAGAAAATTTCATTGAACTTGAAAAATTAAGTTTAGGACATGATTTGGGTATTAGTAAATTAGAAACAGCAGAACAAGTATTTAATAATAAAAAAGCAGATATTATTCATTATTTTCGTAAAGATAAAAATAATAGATATATAACAATATTTCATGTTGTTTTTTATAAGGGTAATGTTGCATATGTTTTTACTATTTCTGAACTGGAAAAAGTTTCAGATCAAAATATGGCAGCTTTTAAAAATATGTTAAATACAGTTGAATTTGTAGATTAA
- a CDS encoding CD3324 family protein: MKYAKAHDVLPEEIVKIIQEYVDGKYLYVPRKNENHKAWGEKSGIKSSLKLRNNEIYKKYLNGTTINELTQEYYLSEKSIRRIIGEKKRICS, translated from the coding sequence ATGAAATATGCAAAAGCACACGATGTGTTACCAGAGGAAATCGTTAAAATAATACAAGAGTATGTAGACGGAAAATATCTTTATGTACCTAGAAAAAATGAAAATCATAAAGCTTGGGGAGAAAAGAGTGGTATAAAGAGTAGTCTTAAGCTTAGAAATAATGAAATTTATAAAAAATACCTTAATGGGACTACTATTAATGAACTAACTCAAGAATACTATCTGTCTGAAAAAAGTATAAGAAGAATAATAGGTGAAAAAAAACGTATTTGCTCATAA
- a CDS encoding FusB/FusC family EF-G-binding protein — protein sequence MKAFIKRYEYNYIKKCLFDLNNTFRNCVDPNIVETNKAYIQGKILRLFTDLSEEEEKLLDISKITDPLYIEQYSNKLKEYVYEMPNITNAQISKLFRKEKKLKVPDLTEHDSTSVYLGWVDESSRKLFIAYNMNGKLIGMSCRLQNYASNNTHICTLCNHIGRENEVAFVSPICKTDNASKGAYKSIGFDICLDSDKCNERIISVEKLEKILKTVNNIKE from the coding sequence ATGAAAGCCTTTATAAAAAGATATGAATATAATTATATAAAAAAATGTTTATTCGATTTAAATAATACTTTCAGAAATTGTGTAGATCCTAATATCGTTGAAACAAACAAAGCATATATACAGGGAAAGATATTACGTCTTTTTACAGATTTATCTGAGGAAGAAGAAAAGCTACTTGATATCAGTAAAATAACTGACCCATTATACATTGAACAGTATTCAAATAAGCTGAAAGAGTATGTATATGAAATGCCAAATATAACAAATGCACAAATTAGTAAATTATTTAGAAAAGAAAAGAAATTAAAAGTACCAGACTTAACTGAGCATGATTCAACGAGTGTTTATTTAGGTTGGGTTGATGAGTCAAGCAGAAAATTATTTATAGCTTATAATATGAATGGTAAACTTATAGGTATGTCATGTAGACTTCAAAATTATGCTTCTAACAACACTCACATATGTACCCTTTGCAATCATATAGGTCGTGAAAATGAAGTAGCTTTTGTTTCACCTATATGTAAAACAGATAACGCTAGTAAAGGTGCTTATAAATCCATAGGATTTGATATATGTTTAGATAGTGATAAGTGTAATGAAAGAATTATATCTGTTGAAAAACTAGAAAAAATCTTAAAGACTGTTAACAATATAAAAGAATGA